The proteins below come from a single Borrelia hispanica CRI genomic window:
- a CDS encoding plasmid maintenance protein, with protein MDQKFQIPMVSIAKDNKNFKYQDPKGQINAILTSLVELNIHKNPNNSQTIRISYVKLQIIKMIKRYNRIIKVYWAINTKNTNYKQSMGIEEYSACDIQKIVLKLLENDSLKKVCKRTLERDVKLLNDMGLIKSKIRKLGEQKGSIAYYVQNMELAHVHKDIILEYLIQLLKENLHDKKIIGNFDADIENTAFNYTNLKRFGILPKFKECKSLTKMSHVQTPDVINKANISNINKENSKNSLEKNSVKNLSCEKPKRVEQKSEKVRFKRIGVKTRLIDVHKISKNYMQQVKELSNNDSTYINALLNLETAINEYGKEYDIEDILKHFLKQFGNRYKYKVWMMMKRTDGIINDYEIIWEGRFKDWYSHKYKKNYTTKKEKYGERIRLASKNFKFHVSKKVKDEEEEKKEKEKAEKERKLQLKRQQEYIEKLFRQEEQERRERIRRREEEKAKLRMEVKEEIRSYVGSIENSDSSDDIANLYPLYEEGRGDNIAVRPPRSQINTNFEGFKTTKGLSLASLGIMLPYQEQDPDKDKILMHNAKGEMI; from the coding sequence TTGGATCAAAAATTTCAAATACCTATGGTAAGTATAGCAAAAGATAATAAGAATTTCAAATATCAAGACCCAAAAGGTCAAATAAATGCAATATTAACAAGCCTTGTAGAACTAAATATTCATAAAAATCCCAATAATAGCCAAACAATACGAATTTCCTATGTTAAATTGCAAATAATCAAGATGATTAAACGATATAACAGAATAATTAAAGTTTATTGGGCAATCAATACTAAAAATACAAATTATAAACAATCAATGGGAATTGAAGAATATTCAGCTTGTGATATCCAAAAAATAGTACTTAAATTATTAGAAAATGATTCCTTAAAAAAAGTATGTAAAAGAACACTTGAACGAGATGTAAAACTCTTAAATGATATGGGATTGATAAAATCTAAAATTAGAAAACTTGGTGAACAAAAAGGAAGTATTGCTTACTATGTACAAAACATGGAACTTGCTCATGTACACAAAGATATAATTCTAGAATACCTCATACAATTACTCAAAGAAAATCTACATGATAAAAAAATCATCGGTAATTTTGATGCAGACATAGAAAATACAGCTTTCAATTACACAAATCTTAAAAGGTTTGGAATATTACCTAAATTCAAAGAATGTAAAAGCCTCACCAAAATGTCGCATGTGCAAACACCGGACGTTATTAATAAAGCTAATATAAGCAATATAAATAAAGAGAATTCTAAGAACTCTTTAGAGAAAAACTCTGTAAAAAATCTTTCATGTGAAAAACCAAAAAGAGTTGAGCAAAAAAGTGAAAAAGTGCGATTTAAACGAATTGGCGTAAAAACTAGACTGATAGATGTGCACAAAATAAGCAAAAACTATATGCAACAGGTGAAAGAGCTGAGCAACAACGATTCTACGTACATAAACGCCCTGCTAAATTTGGAGACTGCCATAAATGAGTATGGGAAAGAATATGACATCGAAGATATTTTGAAACACTTTCTAAAGCAATTTGGAAACAGGTACAAGTACAAAGTGTGGATGATGATGAAAAGAACGGATGGCATAATAAACGACTATGAGATCATATGGGAGGGCCGATTCAAAGATTGGTACTCGCACAAATATAAGAAAAATTACACGACGAAAAAAGAAAAATATGGCGAAAGAATAAGATTAGCAAGCAAAAATTTTAAATTTCATGTGTCAAAAAAAGTGAAAGACGAAGAAGAAGAAAAAAAAGAAAAAGAGAAAGCAGAAAAAGAACGCAAACTGCAACTCAAACGACAACAAGAATATATAGAGAAGTTATTTAGGCAAGAAGAACAAGAAAGAAGAGAGCGAATCAGAAGAAGAGAAGAAGAAAAGGCAAAGTTAAGAATGGAGGTTAAAGAAGAAATACGGTCTTATGTAGGAAGTATTGAAAATAGCGATTCTAGTGATGATATTGCAAATTTATACCCTTTATACGAAGAGGGTAGGGGAGATAATATTGCCGTACGCCCGCCGAGATCACAAATTAACACTAATTTTGAAGGATTTAAGACTACTAAAGGACTTTCTCTTGCTAGTTTGGGAATTATGCTTCCATATCAAGAGCAAGATCCAGATAAAGATAAAATTTTGATGCACAATGCAAAAGGAGAGATGATATGA